One part of the Leucoraja erinacea ecotype New England unplaced genomic scaffold, Leri_hhj_1 Leri_78S, whole genome shotgun sequence genome encodes these proteins:
- the LOC129694772 gene encoding LOW QUALITY PROTEIN: folate receptor alpha-like (The sequence of the model RefSeq protein was modified relative to this genomic sequence to represent the inferred CDS: deleted 1 base in 1 codon) produces the protein MLGLLLVTLPLALAAESEVLNICMNGTHQKVKPGPEGQLFKQCEPWRDNACCTANTSVHAHNDQSHLYNFNWNHCGIMTEKCKRHFIQDTCFYECSPNLGPWIQQVSSSWRDERILYVPICKTDCDEWWRDCQQDYTCKEDWHYGWDWSTGINQCPVGSECRRFGDVFPTARDLCEKVWSNSYRWTDHPRGSGLCMSLWFKAGLKPNPNQGVARHYALQMGLISCSSLAWPSPLLLGLSLLLSPSLSPSLSP, from the exons ATGCTGGGGCTGCTGCTGGTGACACTGCCCCTAGCTCTGGCCGCGGAGAGCGAAGTTCTCAACATCTGCATGAACGGAACACATCAGAAGGTGAAGCCTGGTCCTGAAGGCCAACTCTTCAAGCAG TGTGAGCCATGGAGAGACAATGCTTGTTGTACAGCCAACACCAGCGTGCACGCACACAATGACCAGTCGCACCTCTACAACTTCAACTGGAATCACTGTGGCATCATGACGGAGAAATGTAAACGGCACTTCATCCAGGACACCTGTTTCTACGAGTGTTCGCCCAACCTGGGCCCCTGGATCCAACAGGTGAGCTca TCGTGGCGTGATGAGCGTATCCTGTACGTGCCAATCTGCAAGACGGACTGTGATGAGTGGTGGCGGGATTGCCAACAAGATTACACCTGCAAAGAGGACTGGCACTACGGCTGGGACTGGTCCACAG GCATCAACCAGTGCCCAGTGGGCTCCGAGTGCCGGCGGTTTGGCGATGTGTTCCCCACCGCGAGGGACCTGTGTGAGAAGGTGTGGAGCAACTCGTACCGTTGG ACAGATCACCCGCGGGGCAGTGGTCTCTGCATGTCCCTCTGGTTCAAGGCCGGCCTCAAGCCCAACCCCAACCAGGGCGTGGCACGCCACTACGCCCTGCAGATGGGCCTCATCTCCTGCAGCAGCCTGGCCTGGCCCAGCCCCCTGCTGCTAGGCCTCAGcctgctcctctccccctccctctccccctccctctccccc